A region of Bacillota bacterium DNA encodes the following proteins:
- a CDS encoding glycoside hydrolase family 13 protein, which yields MSEFRTPNWVKHAVFYQIFPDRFANGDRTNDPANVHPWGAPPTPYNFMGGDLQGILQKLDYLQELGITAIYLNPIFQATSNHRYNTYDYFRIDPKLGTMEDFQNLVQEMHRRGMRLILDGVFNHCGRGFYAFHDVVENGAHSPYVGWFHIKKFPIFPYDGRKKANYESWWGIRSLPKFNTDNPQVRQFLLSVARYWIEQGADGWRLDVPNEIDDDTFWREFRQVVKSANPDAYIVGEIWKDARRWLQGDQFDAVMNYPLRDLCVEFFAKGTMDASTFATKLSRLFRRYPSEATCALLNLLGSHDTARWLTVCSNDTRRAMLGYTLLFTLPGAPCIYYGDEIGMTDEADPHCRACFEWDKRKWNRRLHQHIRDLIALRQSSTAWRTGAFEVLTAENSVFAYARWDATDAFVVLLNNSQRRWEGVVPLRKRSLPPVAALKDVQNGETAIPRGRVVRMSISPYSYRVLQARAD from the coding sequence ATGAGTGAGTTCCGCACGCCCAACTGGGTGAAACACGCCGTCTTCTATCAAATTTTCCCCGACCGCTTTGCCAACGGCGACCGTACCAACGATCCCGCCAACGTGCATCCGTGGGGCGCCCCGCCCACGCCCTATAACTTCATGGGCGGCGACCTGCAGGGCATCCTGCAGAAGCTGGACTACCTGCAGGAGCTGGGCATCACCGCCATCTACCTGAACCCCATCTTTCAAGCCACTTCCAACCATCGCTATAACACCTACGACTACTTCCGCATCGACCCTAAACTGGGCACGATGGAGGACTTTCAGAATCTGGTGCAAGAGATGCACCGTCGCGGGATGCGACTGATTCTGGACGGCGTGTTCAATCACTGCGGGCGCGGCTTTTATGCGTTCCATGATGTGGTGGAGAACGGCGCACACTCTCCCTACGTGGGGTGGTTCCACATTAAGAAGTTTCCCATCTTCCCCTACGATGGGCGCAAGAAGGCGAATTATGAAAGCTGGTGGGGCATCCGTTCGCTGCCCAAGTTCAACACCGACAACCCGCAGGTGCGACAGTTCCTGCTGAGCGTGGCGCGTTACTGGATCGAGCAGGGCGCGGACGGCTGGCGGCTGGACGTGCCGAACGAAATCGATGACGATACCTTCTGGCGCGAGTTCCGACAGGTGGTGAAATCGGCGAACCCCGACGCCTACATCGTGGGCGAAATCTGGAAAGACGCCAGACGCTGGCTGCAGGGCGACCAGTTCGATGCGGTGATGAACTATCCCTTACGCGACCTGTGCGTGGAGTTCTTCGCGAAGGGCACCATGGATGCATCCACTTTCGCCACGAAGCTCAGCCGCCTGTTCCGCCGATACCCATCGGAGGCGACCTGCGCCCTGTTGAACCTGCTGGGCAGTCACGACACCGCACGCTGGCTGACCGTGTGCAGCAACGACACCCGCCGCGCCATGCTGGGCTACACGTTGCTGTTCACTCTGCCGGGGGCGCCCTGCATCTACTACGGTGACGAAATCGGCATGACGGACGAAGCTGACCCGCATTGCCGTGCCTGCTTCGAGTGGGACAAACGGAAGTGGAACCGTCGTCTGCATCAGCACATCCGCGACCTTATCGCCCTGCGTCAATCCAGCACCGCGTGGCGCACCGGCGCGTTTGAAGTACTGACTGCGGAGAACAGCGTATTCGCTTACGCCCGCTGGGACGCCACCGATGCCTTCGTGGTACTGCTGAACAACAGCCAACGCCGATGGGAGGGTGTCGTGCCGTTGCGCAAGCGCAGTCTGCCGCCAGTTGCTGCACTAAAAGACGTCCAAAACGGTGAAACTGCAATCCCGCGCGGGAGGGTTGTTCGCATGAGTATATCGCCTTACTCGTACCGTGTTTTGCAGGCACGGGCGGACTGA
- a CDS encoding DUF4838 domain-containing protein, which produces MKGLAMMCILTITATAVQSEPFTIAERGKPRCVIAAAQQQEHADLAKELAEWLQKVVGAEKFSIQTLPTTQPAIILATAEQFPDVAQREQLADLGPEGYLLRSEAKRLWLLANTTLGLQHAVYRLLEETGCRWFFADPAWWVIPRKPTLRVNVNLREKPAFKDRVIWYNWGANTPTLAQHYRTWFRANRQGGHFPVRAGHAYEAYVPHSEFERHPEWFALVDGKRQPTQLCVSNPAVQQRVIEGVLARFAQNPQEVMASVEPNDGGGYCECDGCKAIGNASDQAFYLANLVAKAVRARYPDKWVGLLSYAYHSEPPRFRIEPGVYVQVTTGFRYTSLTFEQQVSRLRELGAELGVYDYFGVYPWDWSLPGAAKGGRFYEIASSIKEYHRLGLNTYSAESSINWASNGPGYWIAARLMWNPNLDATSLANEFYQKAFGAAARPMRRLYERWAKGERFSPRGLKLALTDLQEAYRLAKDPQVRARLDQIAMYLHWQRLWMEYDRVARWDEGGKLVSDPAEVLARARELVVYSRRVMDTGIVHSYPMLNDWFRPRFAALERIPGFSWQQTDAWKTERTDIPTPEEVQRDFADDLKRLDELVPVAVEIQGKQFTGKLVPAQERLSKAVQAWGEVPRSMLFVESGLHFFTGKQGEPLRLTFTPFDGGHTIDCRWSLQTAGGNPVAQGELKAEKGQPATLQATLPADGVYVLDPGTDYWKAAQIEFDRRPLSVWAGRGNRWEQKPLCLWMPRLDQPLYFYVPKGTRHFVIGVVSGGWPHTTVEIRLPNRTVIRREKVLAGDQVSVIVDQDIREYGDISEMGRQAVLPSQQLTVVVPKGADGQIWAIALDSLRCVLELYDVPPYVSRHPSELLVPEAVLR; this is translated from the coding sequence ATGAAAGGGCTGGCTATGATGTGCATATTGACCATTACCGCTACTGCTGTGCAGAGCGAACCGTTCACCATCGCAGAGCGGGGCAAGCCGCGCTGCGTCATCGCAGCTGCCCAGCAACAGGAACATGCCGACCTCGCCAAGGAACTCGCCGAGTGGCTTCAGAAGGTAGTGGGTGCGGAGAAGTTTTCCATACAAACTCTCCCCACCACACAACCCGCCATCATCCTGGCGACCGCTGAGCAGTTCCCCGATGTCGCGCAACGCGAGCAGTTAGCGGATCTGGGCCCTGAAGGCTATCTCCTCCGCAGCGAGGCGAAACGGCTATGGCTACTGGCAAACACCACACTGGGTTTGCAGCACGCGGTGTATCGCCTGCTGGAGGAGACGGGCTGTCGCTGGTTCTTTGCCGACCCCGCGTGGTGGGTCATCCCCCGCAAACCCACGCTTCGCGTGAACGTGAACCTGCGCGAGAAACCTGCCTTCAAAGACCGCGTTATCTGGTATAACTGGGGCGCAAACACCCCCACGCTTGCCCAGCACTACCGCACGTGGTTCAGAGCCAACCGTCAGGGAGGACACTTCCCCGTGAGGGCTGGACACGCCTACGAGGCGTACGTGCCCCATAGCGAGTTTGAGCGGCATCCCGAGTGGTTTGCGCTGGTGGATGGCAAGCGCCAGCCCACGCAGTTGTGTGTGAGCAATCCCGCGGTGCAGCAACGGGTGATAGAGGGCGTGCTGGCGCGGTTCGCGCAGAACCCACAAGAGGTGATGGCGTCGGTGGAGCCAAACGATGGCGGCGGCTACTGCGAGTGCGACGGCTGTAAAGCCATCGGCAATGCCAGCGACCAGGCGTTCTATCTGGCGAACCTCGTGGCGAAGGCGGTGCGCGCCCGCTACCCCGACAAATGGGTGGGCTTGTTATCCTATGCCTACCACAGTGAACCGCCCCGCTTTCGTATCGAGCCGGGCGTCTACGTGCAGGTGACCACTGGCTTCCGCTACACCAGCCTGACCTTCGAGCAGCAGGTCAGCCGGCTGCGAGAGCTGGGCGCCGAGTTAGGGGTATACGACTATTTCGGGGTATATCCGTGGGACTGGAGCCTGCCCGGAGCTGCCAAAGGCGGTCGCTTCTATGAAATCGCCAGCAGCATCAAAGAGTATCATCGGCTGGGATTGAACACCTACAGCGCGGAGTCGTCCATCAACTGGGCATCGAACGGACCCGGTTACTGGATAGCGGCGCGGCTGATGTGGAACCCCAACCTGGATGCCACGTCATTGGCGAACGAGTTCTACCAGAAAGCGTTTGGTGCTGCCGCCAGACCCATGCGCCGTCTGTATGAACGTTGGGCAAAAGGCGAACGCTTCTCCCCCCGTGGGTTGAAGCTTGCGCTGACCGACCTGCAAGAGGCATACCGTCTCGCAAAAGACCCGCAGGTGCGCGCCCGTTTAGACCAGATAGCGATGTATCTGCACTGGCAACGCCTGTGGATGGAGTATGACCGCGTCGCGCGCTGGGACGAGGGCGGTAAGCTGGTGAGCGACCCCGCCGAGGTATTGGCGCGGGCGCGGGAGCTGGTAGTCTACTCGCGGCGCGTCATGGATACCGGCATCGTGCATTCCTACCCGATGTTGAACGACTGGTTCCGCCCGCGCTTCGCCGCGCTGGAGCGTATCCCCGGCTTCAGCTGGCAGCAGACGGATGCGTGGAAAACCGAGCGCACCGACATCCCGACGCCCGAAGAGGTGCAACGCGACTTCGCCGATGACCTGAAGCGATTGGACGAGCTGGTGCCGGTGGCGGTGGAGATACAGGGCAAACAGTTTACTGGGAAGCTGGTGCCCGCACAGGAGCGGCTTTCTAAGGCAGTGCAGGCGTGGGGGGAGGTACCCCGTTCCATGCTGTTCGTAGAGAGTGGGCTGCACTTCTTCACAGGCAAACAGGGGGAGCCGCTGCGCCTGACCTTCACCCCCTTTGACGGCGGGCACACCATAGACTGCCGTTGGAGCCTGCAGACAGCGGGTGGCAATCCTGTCGCGCAGGGAGAACTGAAGGCGGAAAAGGGACAGCCTGCGACTCTGCAAGCCACCCTGCCCGCCGACGGCGTGTATGTGCTGGACCCGGGCACCGACTACTGGAAGGCAGCGCAGATAGAGTTTGACCGGCGTCCGCTCTCAGTGTGGGCGGGGCGAGGGAATCGGTGGGAGCAGAAGCCGTTGTGCCTGTGGATGCCTCGCTTGGACCAGCCGCTCTACTTCTACGTGCCGAAGGGCACGAGGCATTTCGTTATCGGCGTCGTCTCTGGAGGCTGGCCGCACACCACAGTGGAGATACGCTTGCCTAACCGCACGGTGATCCGTCGCGAAAAGGTACTGGCGG